In Bacteroidales bacterium, the DNA window TGAAATTTATGAGTTTGCTAATGGTAAATTATGGGTAGTTTTTCAAACGGTTGATATTGATTCACCGATGGTGGGTAAAAGAATAGACGAGCTGGACCCCAATAAAATTTCTTTTTTACCTCTTGCCGTTTTTAGAAAAGGTAAAACGTTTATACCTCAAAGTAAAACTATCTTGGAAGCTAACGATTTAGTGTATTTTCTTGTGATTCCATCTAAAATTGATGATTTTCTTTCTTTACTTGGTCAAGAAAACTACTCTATTAAGAATGTTATGATTGTCGGTGGAGGAAGAATCGGTCGAAAAGTTGCGATGAACATTCAAGATAAAATCAACACAAAACTTATTGATATAGATGAAGACAGGTGTTCTATCCTTTCTCAAATGCTTCAACACACACTTATTATCAACGGAGATGCTCGAGATGTAAATTTGCTGAAAGAAGAAAATATTCAGGATATGGATGCCTTTATAGCAGTAACTGACAGCAGTGAAACCAATATCCTAACATGCTTGTTAGCAAGAGAATATGGTGCTAAAAAATACATACCCCTCTTAGAAAGTGTAGATTATATTAACATTGCTCAAAATATTGGCATTCACAGTGTTATCAACAAAAAACTTATTACTGCAGGCCAAATTGTCAAGTACACTATGGGACGCTCTCTAAGTACGATTAAATGTCTTGTCGGTATCGATGCTGAAGTGATGGAATTCATCGTACAACCCAACTCTAAAGCAGCCCATAAAAGAATCGAACAACTTGGATTACCTAAAAATTGCATTGTAGGAGGCATGGTAAGGGATGAAATTCCTTTGATTGCCAGAAATGATATGCAAATTTTACCCAACGATCAAGTGATAGTTCTTGCATTACCCGACGCCATTGAAGACGTACAGGAGTTCTTTAACTAATTATGAAAAATCACTTTCCTTTTAATTTCAAAAGTATCTTACTTATTTTCAAATATGCTTTGATATTGATTTTGCTTGTCTGTATTCCCATTTGTATCATATCTTTCTTTGATAACAGACAAGCTTTTTATGGTTTTTTATTTCTTGAGGGGATTGCACTTCTATTCATTGGACTTTGCCAATTTTTATTAAAACATTTACCAGAAAACGATTTTTTTTCTATCAGAGACGGTTTTCTGACTATTTTGCTCGTATGGGGAAGTGCAATTTTTTTAGGATCTATTCCTTTTTTCATAGGCATTGAAGGCTTTTACTTTATCGATGCCATTTTTGAATCTACTGCCTCATGGTCAACCAATGGAATTACCCTTTACGGATCGGAGCAATTATCCTTTTCTTTGCTTCTTTGGAGGGCATCGTTACAATGGATGGGAGGATTCGGAATTATTCTGCTTATTATTTCTTTTGTTCCATCGCTTGTTCCCAAAGCTTCCAATATCTTTTTTTTCGATAAGAACTCATCCAATGTTCAGCAAATTAACCCGTC includes these proteins:
- the trkA gene encoding Trk system potassium transporter TrkA; translation: MQIVIAGDGEVGLYVAELLARSNHTITVIDPTENIKYYNQAQEKNFFIINANPTLPGTLIEARIKKADLFIAVMHNEEPNIISASLASHLGAKTTIARISTEDYLKKEYSVYFHDMGINYLVCPEALAVEEISKLLLQTSAHEIYEFANGKLWVVFQTVDIDSPMVGKRIDELDPNKISFLPLAVFRKGKTFIPQSKTILEANDLVYFLVIPSKIDDFLSLLGQENYSIKNVMIVGGGRIGRKVAMNIQDKINTKLIDIDEDRCSILSQMLQHTLIINGDARDVNLLKEENIQDMDAFIAVTDSSETNILTCLLAREYGAKKYIPLLESVDYINIAQNIGIHSVINKKLITAGQIVKYTMGRSLSTIKCLVGIDAEVMEFIVQPNSKAAHKRIEQLGLPKNCIVGGMVRDEIPLIARNDMQILPNDQVIVLALPDAIEDVQEFFN